One stretch of Cryptosporidium parvum Iowa II chromosome 3, whole genome shotgun sequence DNA includes these proteins:
- a CDS encoding possible RAB geranylgeranyl transferase, b subunit1, pernyltransferase, whose amino-acid sequence MYNAARKFDLELHKKYLIFVTNDAINSYDSSKIQLSSVFIHGIYWVLCCSDLIQFNICDQLHNARNKFLHLLKKCERELLIDNFKLKFYSLNPFDFVRPSILSILSGIQIKTILNNKITEDNKYELTAFIKSLIALRGEKIYINNSKNCLRQFDVRFIYSTLLVYYLSNYPDLKQDSVFRISELTKLLVNMQNKDGGFGKRYKDESHAGYTFCAVSSIAIIKEITKNNSIDLLFNFNRLNRWLLKRIIASESHENTKYQSYCFNGRIGKKCDVCYSWWVFASLKIVKNITINRNIDCSSIINSKILKILINGILCHQNNIYGGFQKSPFNTDNKGHSDPLHTFLSISALSLIFNSDSKKSSLEFYEPTEPFEVFESLIKIDPISVISEKYLNKTI is encoded by the coding sequence atGTATAATGCAGCACGAAAATTCGACCTGGAACTACATAAAAAATATCTAATCTTTGTAACAAATGATGCAATAAACAGCTATGATTCATCTAAAATCCAGCTGAGTTCAGTATTTATACATGGTATTTATTGGGTTTTGTGCTGCTCagatttaattcaatttaatatttgcgATCAACTCCATAATGCTAGAAATAAGTTTTtacatttattaaaaaaatgtgaACGTGAATTACTTATAGATAACTTTAagttaaaattttattctCTTAATCCATTTGATTTTGTTAGACCTTCCATTCTTTCTATACTTAGTGGGATACAAATAAAGACAATATTAAACAATAAAATTACTGAAGATAACAAATATGAATTAACTGCTTTTATAAAAAGCCTAATTGCCTTGAGAGgtgaaaaaatatatatcaaTAACTCCAAAAACTGCTTAAGACAATTTGACGTCAggtttatttattcaacACTACTTGTATACTATTTATCGAACTATCCTGATTTAAAACAAGATTCAGTCTTTAGAATTTCAGAACTAACAAAGCTATTGGTTAATATGCAAAACAAAGATGGTGGATTCGGTAAACGCTATAAAGACGAGTCCCATGCAGGATATACTTTCTGCGCAGTTTCATCGATAGCAATAATCAAAGAAATAACGAAAAATAACTCAATTGATTTGTTGTTTAATTTTAACAGACTAAACAGGTGGCTATTAAAGAGAATAATCGCTTCTGAAAGTCACGAAAATACTAAGTATCAATCGTATTGCTTTAATGGACGCATTGGGAAAAAATGTGATGTATGCTACTCATGGTGGGTATTTGCAAGTCTTAAGATCgtgaaaaatattactattaatagaaatattgaCTGTTCATCAATCATTAactcaaaaatattaaaaatattgataaatgGAATTCTATGCCATcaaaacaatatttatgGCGGTTTTCAAAAATCTCCTTTTAATACCGACAACAAAGGTCATTCAGATCCGCTACATAcatttctttcaatttctgCATTGTCTCTGATATTTAATAGTGATTCGAAAAAATCAAGTTTAGAATTTTATGAGCCGACAGAACCGTTCGAAGTATTTGAGTCTTTAATTAAGATTGATCCAATTTCTGTTATATcggaaaaatatttaaataaaacaatTTAG
- a CDS encoding nucleoporin, FG-rich motifs within N-terminal region, translated as MLGGGGFGSNQNQQSSGGLFGTSNSFGVGIGQQGVSQNINTVQPASTGLFNSSTSLFGGNASPGLFGSTGSSNSGFGNTGQSSVFGQSSNGLFGQSMSTFGGNQQISSTQPTMFGSSSSSTIGSSSGFFNSSSANNSGGFGSFQNSFGTSGGFGSQSSQSNPSSFFGQQNNSGLFGSMPIQTFGNTSASPFGGTMGTNSNIFGAKKGTNGITFQPVVDRDSDARIMSIVYQKDIDQKKSVEELRWEDYQEKRGPANSLSSINTNFTTSTNSFGNSSFSNAGGFASNSQGPSISNSIFGQPQSSFISSTTPQNSLFGSSGSSSGLGQTSILGQGLQNSQSNIGNTQFVSNNGLFGASNNTNSFPLQSSTSGSNSGLFSTPSLFSSNSNNGIINNSNNSNNLGTSISSLNGGNLFGQPSNLGSLDSSLKTSGSLFGGSSTTSNSASLTLFNSNSNTQPQISLSNSSLSMKPLFGSNQTLSGSNLGAGSGSTSGANLSTSLFGSTLPSSSGLFSNSPNSLFSSTQPQNTLNNNNANASSSSLFGQSTSLSQSFGFSSVNPPNQSWSSLTSGVSNSAIGQTNLPGNSQLNNSSIQLQNILGGGQSGKPSNQNSSIVLGNGLSSNKLINSVLPKPIVQNSKYSDSNERGKSLWLWKPLPQFISRSNRYQLDNLSHVSHERITNSSELALPAVATESARHNTALLTSVRRIEKTMDPQTPAAFLNLLERQQQFFDAVQSPEQNGNSPTNSKTRSLVFTTSHTTKFVPLDETFEDAIDDSSSATFSPRASKIENKSSSDSSKPLINLDSISRISQDVQISKSDDCRTSIGRVVNESNNAARTPYLNQHRNSVNSISAVSNERQARSSIGLTTPRPITRRPDQLIDSIPSDLVKSYIRKQKEFVIESLTPILTKHDYFCIPSIELLKTFSEERLAVVEDFKIVREGVGEIVWPGVTDLRGINLDSVVSIEPLCVSVYGDGDSSIPIGEGLNKKAIITLKNCKPKRAIPSKDPQEIDEFNSNRVKQIKSYTEQMGARFISLDTITWEWKFEVTHFSKYGFLSEDNSLSHFKEPCSALATKETNFNVSDQENHFLRSSKQEQYKGHFFVMKSQYNFSLYSEIKSIVEKDNSLKKSAYNGICFRSGMYIGSNSFVVVPHRSFRKDIQGVSDYNTSITLLRINNLTGSVTKDSINNLGYSRRLISAWFRLYFEIIGNKTSNNCSGVSIESIIKLIFLLWSITKNEVEIYSHLSGFKFNSLNFERLKYFEQTFGLVGGIMELIIKNLNNPSEKRFESNLRELISWWMKIVINDIPVIRFGDDKQNSQCLHEERISLLLNNIVNGNLLDLVRNGPSLSYLTIPRTASLFLSIGNNKTSILQMMENMQWWSKIGLVSDLTSYSNRIYKTISNIDASADGFLYEWQNNVFLSANYSTNSKLGERLLKMKNASLIDNTQKLGKLIDSDDPINISPSEVGKKQVFEQIQFQIIKFFFGDENSRQVELFRLNNFGSIKFSSFNWLIARALTFYHNSICNSNEITPTNKLNLILIEELEILGLWEWAVFIIMHTNMNSDFYYLLNCVIMRNIQENPDYSNPEDYLNDEKWKFLVDKLGIPLNWLLEAIIYKLESSGNILQSLKCTMYLINRLQENKYKAGDLLFHRSDHVSAINSLAISAAKKLFYAPLLPNTLIEISALTKCVIIGKKPLYKIRNYFDAYLLNTNENLQLIFSAYEEQIVTDIWHALKSIITISSQYMKFATRLIESETYYIDQDELKIIFTNLEKFTALREDTVRYSFEQCINNIIDNYCWDIVLDAIGIAKH; from the coding sequence ATGCTTGGTGGAGGAGGGTTTGGTTCAAACCAAAACCAACAGTCTTCTGGAGGATTATTTGGAACATCCAACTCTTTTGGAGTTGGGATCGGCCAGCAAGGGGTAtcacaaaatattaatacgGTACAACCGGCTTCAACGGGATTGTTTAATTCATCAACTTCCCTATTTGGAGGAAATGCGAGCCCTGGGCTATTTGGAAGTACTGGCTCTTCTAATTCCGGGTTTGGAAATACTGGGCAATCTTCAGTTTTTGGTCAATCTTCCAATGGCTTATTTGGCCAATCAATGAGTACGTTTGGAGGTAATCAGCAAATAAGTTCTACACAACCAACTATGTTTGGCTCAAGTTCCTCTTCTACGATAGGTTCTAGCTCTGGgttttttaattctagCTCGGCAAATAACTCTGGAGGCTTTGGCTCTTTTCAAAACTCATTTGGAACTTCTGGAGGCTTTGGAAGCCAGTCATCTCAAAGCAACCCATCAAGCTTTTTTGGGCAACAAAACAATAGTGGTCTTTTTGGGTCAATGCCCATTCAGACTTTTGGTAACACCTCAGCTTCGCCCTTCGGAGGCACTATGGGAACAAATTCGAATATTTTTGGGGCAAAGAAAGGCACAAATGGGATTACATTTCAACCCGTAGTCGATAGAGATAGCGATGCCAGAATCATGTCTATTGTATATCAGAAGGACATTGATCAGAAAAAGTCAGTTGAAGAGCTTAGATGGGAAGATtatcaagaaaaaagagGGCCTGCAAATAGTTTATCATCCATCAATACGAATTTTACCACAAGCACCAATAGTTTTGGGAATAGCTCATTTTCTAACGCTGGCGGGTTTGCTTCTAACTCCCAAGGACCTTCTATCTCAAACTCAATTTTTGGACAACCTCAGTCATCTTTTATATCATCAACGACACCACAAAACTCTCTTTTCGGTTCTAGTGGCTCGTCCTCAGGTTTGGGCCAAACTTCAATTCTAGGTCAGGGGCTTCAAAACTCTCAATCAAACATAGGTAATACTCAGTTTGTATCAAATAATGGATTATTTGGTGCTTCGAACAATACAAATTCATTTCCACTTCAATCTTCAACGAGTGGTTCAAACTCAGGATTATTCTCCACTCCCAGTTTATTCTCTAGCAATAGCAATAAtggtattattaataatagtaataacaGCAACAACTTAGGTACAAGTATTAGCAGTTTAAACGGTGGTAATTTGTTTGGGCAGCCATCCAATTTAGGATCACTAGATAGCTCTCTAAAGACTTCTGGTTCCTTGTTTGGGGGGAGTTCGACAACTTCAAATAGTGCCAGCTTGActctttttaattcaaattcaaatactcAACCTCAAATTTCTTTGTCAAATTCTTCGCTTTCAATGAAGCCATTATTTGGTAGTAATCAAACATTAAGTGGCTCTAATTTGGGTGCAGGTTCTGGTAGTACAAGTGGAGCTAATTTATCTACAAGCTTATTTGGTTCAACGCTGCCTAGCTCGTCAGGCTTGTTTAGTAACTCTCCAAATAGTCTATTTAGTTCCACTCAACCTCAGAATACGCTGAATAACAATAATGCAAACGCATCCAGTTCAAGCTTATTTGGCCAATCAACTTCTTTATCTCAGTCATTTGGATTCTCAAGCGTTAATCCTCCTAATCAATCATGGTCATCTTTGACTTCTGGGGTTTCGAATTCTGCAATTGGTCAAACAAATTTACCAGGAAATTCTCAACTGAATAATAGCTCAATTCAGCTACAGAATATACTTGGTGGTGGGCAATCTGGAAAGCCTTCAAATCAAAACTCGTCAATTGTTTTAGGCAATGGGCTTTCttcaaacaaattaatcaatAGTGTGCTTCCTAAGCCAATTGTTCAGAATTCAAAGTATTCTGATTCGAATGAAAGAGGAAAGTCACTATGGCTCTGGAAACCTCTACCACAATTTATTTCTCGTTCTAATAGATACCAACTCGATAACTTAAGTCACGTTTCTCACGAAAGAATTACAAATTCATCAGAACTGGCTCTTCCTGCGGTTGCAACCGAGAGTGCGAGACATAATACTGCTCTTTTAACTTCCGTTAGGCGCATTGAGAAAACTATGGATCCTCAGACTCCTGCAGCATTCCTAAACTTGCTTGAGCGTCAACAACAGTTCTTTGACGCGGTACAGTCTCCAGAACAAAATGGAAATTCACCTACAAATTCCAAAACTAGGTCCTTGGTATTTACTACATCTCATACTACAAAGTTTGTCCCTTTAGACGAAACATTTGAAGATGCAATAGATGATTCTAGTTCAGCTACTTTCTCCCCAAGAGCCTCAAAAATTGAGAATAAGTCAAGTTCTGATAGTTCAAAGCCATTGATAAACCTCGATTCAATTTCACGTATTTCGCAGGATGTGCAAATTTCCAAAAGTGATGATTGCAGAACTTCAATTGGTAGGGTAGTTaatgaaagtaataatGCAGCAAGAACTCCATATTTAAACCAACATAGAAACTCAGTAAATTCTATTTCGGCTGTTAGTAATGAACGTCAGGCACGTAGCTCCATTGGTCTTACAACACCTAGACCTATTACTAGAAGGCCAGATCAGTTGATAGATAGCATCCCATCTGATCTAGTTAAGTCCTATATAAGGAAGcaaaaagaatttgttATTGAATCCCTGACCCCAATACTCACCAAGCATGACTACTTTTGTATTCCATcaatagaattattaaaaacatTTTCAGAAGAGAGACTTGCCGTCGTGGAAGACTTCAAAATAGTTAGAGAAGGAGTTGGGGAGATCGTTTGGCCTGGAGTTACTGATTTACGTGGGATTAATCTTGATTCAGTTGTTTCCATTGAACCTCTATGTGTGTCGGTATATGGTGATGGAGACTCCTCTATTCCAATTGGCGAAggattaaataaaaaagctATTATAACACTCAAGAATTGCAAACCAAAGAGAGCTATACCCTCTAAAGATCCACAAGAGATAGACGAATTTAACAGTAATCGTGTTAAACAAATTAAGTCTTACACAGAGCAAATGGGTGCAAGATTTATTTCGCTTGATACTATTACCTGGGAATGGAAATTTGAGGTCACAcatttttctaaatatgGTTTTTTGAGTGAAGATAATTCTTTATCTCACTTTAAAGAACCTTGTAGTGCTCTTGCGACAAAAGAAACTAATTTTAATGTCTCCGACCAGgaaaatcattttcttcgAAGTTCTAAACAAGAACAGTATAAAGGtcatttttttgtaatgAAGAGCCAATATAATTTTAGTTTGTACTCAGAAATTAAAAGCATTGTGGAAAAAGACAATAGCTTAAAGAAATCTGCTTATAATGGAATCTGTTTCAGAAGTGGTATGTATATTGGCTCAAATAGTTTTGTTGTAGTACCACATAGATCATTTCGTAAAGATATTCAAGGTGTTAGCGACTATAACACATCGATTACTCtattaagaataaataacCTGACAGGATCCGTAACTAAAGATTCAATAAACAATTTGGGTTATTCCCGAAGGTTGATTTCTGCCTGGTTTAGGCTATATTTTGAGATAATAGGAAATAAAACAAGTAATAATTGTTCTGGAGTTTCAATCgaatcaataataaaacttATTTTCCTCCTGTGGAGCATAACAAAAAATGAAGTTGAAATTTATTCGCATTTATCTGGATTCAagtttaattctttaaattttgagcgattaaaatattttgaacaAACATTTGGTTTGGTTGGTGGAATaatggaattaataattaaaaatttgaataatccATCTGAAAAGCGTTTCGAGTCTAATTTAAGAGAACTGATTTCCTGGTGGATGAAGATTGTGATTAATGACATTCCAGTGATTAGGTTTGGTGATGACAAACAAAATTCTCAATGTTTACATGAAGAAAGAATTAGCCTTCtcttgaataatattgtaAACGGAAACTTACTTGATCTAGTTAGAAATGGCCCAAGTTTATCATATTTGACGATTCCAAGGACTGCGTCGTTGTTCTTGTCcattggaaataataaaacgTCTATTTTGCAGATGATGGAAAACATGCAGTGGTGGTCAAAAATCGGTCTTGTTTCGGATCTAACTTCTTATTCAAATAGAATATACAAAACAATATCTAATATAGATGCATCTGCGGATGGTTTTTTATACGAATGGCAAAATAACGTATTCCTATCTGCAAATTATTCAACAAATTCAAAGCTTGGTGAAAGGTTactaaaaatgaaaaacGCCTctttaattgataataCACAAAAATTGggaaaattaattgattcagATGATCCTATTAACATAAGTCCATCAGAGGTAGGCAAAAAACAAGTATTTGAGCAGAtacaatttcaaataattaaattcttctttggCGATGAAAATTCTAGACAGGTAGAGCTATTTCGATTGAACAACTTCGGCTCTATCAAATTCTCTTCATTTAATTGGCTAATTGCAAGGGCCCTCACGTTCTATCACAACAGTATCTGCAATAGTAATGAGATTACACctacaaataaattaaactTAATACTTATAGAGGAACTAGAAATTCTTGGTTTGTGGGAATGGGCAGTTTTTATCATAATGCATACTAATATGAACTCAGacttttattatcttcttAATTGCGTTATTATGAGAAATATACAAGAGAATCCCGATTATTCTAATCCCGAAGATTACttaaatgatgaaaagTGGAAGTTCTTAGTCGATAAATTGGGGATACCGCTGAATTGGTTGCTCGAGgcaataatttataaattagaGTCTAGCGGAAACATATTGCAATCACTAAAATGCACAATGTATCTAATAAATCGCTTgcaagaaaataaatataaagctggagatttattatttcatcgTTCAGATCATGTATCTGCCATTAATAGTCTGGCTATATCTGCTGCAAAGAAGCTATTTTATGCTCCTCTTCTACCAAATACACTGATTGAAATATCAGCTCTTACAAAATGTGTAATAATTGGAAAGAAGCCACTCTATAAGattagaaattattttgatgCTTACTTGCTCAATACCAATGAAAATCTACAATTAATCTTTTCAGCATATGAAGAACAGATTGTGACAGATATATGGCATGCACTCAAGTCTATAATAACCATTTCAAGTCAATACATGAAGTTTGCCACGAGATTAATAGAAAGTGAGACTTACTATATAGATCAGGatgaattgaaaattattttcactaATCTGGAAAAGTTTACTGCTTTGAGGGAAGATACTGTTAGATATTCGTTTGAACAATGCATTAACAATATAATAGATAATTACTGTTGGGATATAGTTTTAGACGCAATAGGAATTGCTAAACATTAG
- a CDS encoding steroid dehydrogenase kik-i yields MNYLSMAINKLFLLLNRPEKKLTSFGSWAIITGASDGIGKAMAKELFKEDLNLILIGRNREKLQNVVNELLSLKKPDSNQEIRYYLMDFTDPTCYSNFCGYLNSIDDVGILINNVGISYPYAQYFEETSLDLINELIEVNVRSVLMMTRIVYSYMKKRDRGAILCIGSGSSQLQTDPLYSAYAATKSVAESLCRSLRAECESENITIQCHTPLLVTTKLSKAKRETLFTISTKR; encoded by the exons atgaattatctTTCTATGGCCataaacaaattatttctcTTGCTCAACAGACCTGAGAAAAAACTTACTTCATTTGGAAGTTGGGCAATTATAACTGGCGCAAGCGACGGAATTGGAAAAGCAATGGCAAAGGAATTGtttaaagaagatttaAACTTAATTTTAATAGGAAGAAATAGAGAAAAGCTGCAAAATGTTGTAAATGAG TTGCTATCCTTGAAAAAACCAGATTCAAATCAAGAAATAAGGTATTATTTAATGGATTTTACTGACCCGACTTGTTACTCAAATTTTTGCGGatatttgaattcaatTGATGATGTTGGGattctaataaataatgtTGGCATCTCATATCCGTATGCACAATATTTTGAAGAGACTAGTTTGGAtctaattaatgaattaatagaaGTGAATGTTAGGTCTGTATTAATGATGACTCGCATTGTTTACAGCTACATGAAAAAGAG GGATCGGGGAGCCATTTTGTGTATAGGAAGTGGGTCGTCACAGCTTCAGACTGACCCTCTCTATTCCGCGTATGCCGCTACAAAAAGTGTCGCCGAATCTCTATGTAGAAGTTTACGAGCGGAATGTGAGTCCGAGAATATCACAATCCAATGCCATACTCCTTTACTAGTTACCACTAAACTATCAAAAGCCAAAAGAGAAACCTTGTTCACAATTTCAACAAAAAGGTAA